The following are encoded together in the Prionailurus viverrinus isolate Anna chromosome B3, UM_Priviv_1.0, whole genome shotgun sequence genome:
- the LOC125167757 gene encoding uncharacterized protein LOC125167757 isoform X2, whose amino-acid sequence MERREGNAMPLHRAYNSSILGYPTYRPILPYRMYHFSSMSPHQRQLLERTQSYIRMFCAGLMGFIFVLLMCLSPLHWVRFMVMKDKKKLFAGLWTVCHHDLCWSHVPKAPWFLSGLNHISSRATSPDQNLLVIPITRTRIGNTARVDRGLTETNVGVSTWMNQAPERQSGSVAQSSVYTEKGTQTKTVTQKVLESQVEPEVQAESGTHTEPEIGSESAIKDGLITTRLATEIEPIDTVEPRPEAEIIGSVADDMSSNSLQGNEHKMTKNWNYEDRDSAEKNEDDKTKN is encoded by the exons atggagagaagggaaggaaatgccATGCCCTTACACAGGGCTTACAATTCCAGCATCCTGGGTTACCCAACATATAGG CCAATTCTCCCCTACCGCATGTACCACTTCTCTTCTATGTCACCACACCAGCGACAGCTTCTGGAGAGGACCCAAAGCTACATTCGCATGTTCTGTGCTGGCCTCATGGGCTTTATCTTTGTCCTGCTGATGTGCTTGTCCCCTTTACATTGGGTGCGGTTCATGGTAATGAAAGACAAGAAGAAACTCTTTGCGGGGCTCTGGACTGTGTGCCACCATGATCTCTGCTGGAGCCACGTGCCAAAAGCACCCT ggTTCCTCTCTGGACTCAATCACATAAGTTCTCGGGCTACTTCTCCAGATCAAAATCTCCTTGTGATTCCTATAACAAGGACAAGAATAGGAAATACGGCCAGAGTAGACCGGGGACTAACTGAAACAAATGTAGGTGTTTCTACGTGGATGAATCAGGCACCAGAAAGGCAGTCAGGTTCAGTGGCACAATCAAGTGTCTACACAGAGAAAGGGACTCAGACAAAGACAGTAACCCAAAAAGTGCTAGAAAGTCAGGTTGAACCAGAGGTCCAGGCTGAGTCAGGGACCCACACAGAGCCAGAGATAGGAAGTGAATCAGCAATAAAAGATGGGTTAATAACTACAAGGTTAGCTACTGAGATAGAACCAATTGACACAGTAGAGCCAAGGCCTGAGGCAGAGATAATTGGGAGTGTGGCTGATGATATGTCAAGCAATAGCCTTCAGGGCAATGAACACAAAATGACCAAAAACTGGAATTATGAGGACAGAGATTCAGCTGAGAAAAATGAGgatgacaaaacaaaaaattaa
- the LOC125167757 gene encoding transmembrane protein 202-like isoform X3 yields the protein MERREGNAMPLHRAYNSSILGYPTYRPILPYRMYHFSSMSPHQRQLLERTQSYIRMFCAGLMGFIFVLLMCLSPLHWVRFMVMKDKKKLFAGLWTVCHHDLCWSHVPKAPCTCLLLCLILYLMQVKLYSRNVLEPHFLLAYRLNWWGSIFYMTVGFLSGLNHISSRATSPDQNLLVIPITRTRIGNTARVDRGLTETNCDG from the exons atggagagaagggaaggaaatgccATGCCCTTACACAGGGCTTACAATTCCAGCATCCTGGGTTACCCAACATATAGG CCAATTCTCCCCTACCGCATGTACCACTTCTCTTCTATGTCACCACACCAGCGACAGCTTCTGGAGAGGACCCAAAGCTACATTCGCATGTTCTGTGCTGGCCTCATGGGCTTTATCTTTGTCCTGCTGATGTGCTTGTCCCCTTTACATTGGGTGCGGTTCATGGTAATGAAAGACAAGAAGAAACTCTTTGCGGGGCTCTGGACTGTGTGCCACCATGATCTCTGCTGGAGCCACGTGCCAAAAGCACCCT GCACCTGCCTACTCCTCTGCCTCATTTTGTACCTGATGCAAGTGAAATTGTACAGTAGGAACGTCTTGGAGCCCCATTTCCTATTAGCCTACCGCCTCAATTGGTGGGGCAGTATCTTCTACATGACAGTTG ggTTCCTCTCTGGACTCAATCACATAAGTTCTCGGGCTACTTCTCCAGATCAAAATCTCCTTGTGATTCCTATAACAAGGACAAGAATAGGAAATACGGCCAGAGTAGACCGGGGACTAACTGAAACAAAT TGTGATGGCTAG
- the LOC125167757 gene encoding transmembrane protein 202-like isoform X1, which translates to MERREGNAMPLHRAYNSSILGYPTYRPILPYRMYHFSSMSPHQRQLLERTQSYIRMFCAGLMGFIFVLLMCLSPLHWVRFMVMKDKKKLFAGLWTVCHHDLCWSHVPKAPCTCLLLCLILYLMQVKLYSRNVLEPHFLLAYRLNWWGSIFYMTVGFLSGLNHISSRATSPDQNLLVIPITRTRIGNTARVDRGLTETNVGVSTWMNQAPERQSGSVAQSSVYTEKGTQTKTVTQKVLESQVEPEVQAESGTHTEPEIGSESAIKDGLITTRLATEIEPIDTVEPRPEAEIIGSVADDMSSNSLQGNEHKMTKNWNYEDRDSAEKNEDDKTKN; encoded by the exons atggagagaagggaaggaaatgccATGCCCTTACACAGGGCTTACAATTCCAGCATCCTGGGTTACCCAACATATAGG CCAATTCTCCCCTACCGCATGTACCACTTCTCTTCTATGTCACCACACCAGCGACAGCTTCTGGAGAGGACCCAAAGCTACATTCGCATGTTCTGTGCTGGCCTCATGGGCTTTATCTTTGTCCTGCTGATGTGCTTGTCCCCTTTACATTGGGTGCGGTTCATGGTAATGAAAGACAAGAAGAAACTCTTTGCGGGGCTCTGGACTGTGTGCCACCATGATCTCTGCTGGAGCCACGTGCCAAAAGCACCCT GCACCTGCCTACTCCTCTGCCTCATTTTGTACCTGATGCAAGTGAAATTGTACAGTAGGAACGTCTTGGAGCCCCATTTCCTATTAGCCTACCGCCTCAATTGGTGGGGCAGTATCTTCTACATGACAGTTG ggTTCCTCTCTGGACTCAATCACATAAGTTCTCGGGCTACTTCTCCAGATCAAAATCTCCTTGTGATTCCTATAACAAGGACAAGAATAGGAAATACGGCCAGAGTAGACCGGGGACTAACTGAAACAAATGTAGGTGTTTCTACGTGGATGAATCAGGCACCAGAAAGGCAGTCAGGTTCAGTGGCACAATCAAGTGTCTACACAGAGAAAGGGACTCAGACAAAGACAGTAACCCAAAAAGTGCTAGAAAGTCAGGTTGAACCAGAGGTCCAGGCTGAGTCAGGGACCCACACAGAGCCAGAGATAGGAAGTGAATCAGCAATAAAAGATGGGTTAATAACTACAAGGTTAGCTACTGAGATAGAACCAATTGACACAGTAGAGCCAAGGCCTGAGGCAGAGATAATTGGGAGTGTGGCTGATGATATGTCAAGCAATAGCCTTCAGGGCAATGAACACAAAATGACCAAAAACTGGAATTATGAGGACAGAGATTCAGCTGAGAAAAATGAGgatgacaaaacaaaaaattaa
- the LOC125167757 gene encoding transmembrane protein 202-like isoform X4, translated as MERREGNAMPLHRAYNSSILGYPTYRPILPYRMYHFSSMSPHQRQLLERTQSYIRMFCAGLMGFIFVLLMCLSPLHWVRFMVMKDKKKLFAGLWTVCHHDLCWSHVPKAPCTCLLLCLILYLMQVKLYSRNVLEPHFLLAYRLNWWGSIFYMTVGFLSGLNHISSRATSPDQNLLVIPITRTRIGNTARVDRGLTETNTT; from the exons atggagagaagggaaggaaatgccATGCCCTTACACAGGGCTTACAATTCCAGCATCCTGGGTTACCCAACATATAGG CCAATTCTCCCCTACCGCATGTACCACTTCTCTTCTATGTCACCACACCAGCGACAGCTTCTGGAGAGGACCCAAAGCTACATTCGCATGTTCTGTGCTGGCCTCATGGGCTTTATCTTTGTCCTGCTGATGTGCTTGTCCCCTTTACATTGGGTGCGGTTCATGGTAATGAAAGACAAGAAGAAACTCTTTGCGGGGCTCTGGACTGTGTGCCACCATGATCTCTGCTGGAGCCACGTGCCAAAAGCACCCT GCACCTGCCTACTCCTCTGCCTCATTTTGTACCTGATGCAAGTGAAATTGTACAGTAGGAACGTCTTGGAGCCCCATTTCCTATTAGCCTACCGCCTCAATTGGTGGGGCAGTATCTTCTACATGACAGTTG ggTTCCTCTCTGGACTCAATCACATAAGTTCTCGGGCTACTTCTCCAGATCAAAATCTCCTTGTGATTCCTATAACAAGGACAAGAATAGGAAATACGGCCAGAGTAGACCGGGGACTAACTGAAACAAAT acgacatga